A part of Chroococcidiopsis sp. TS-821 genomic DNA contains:
- a CDS encoding GIY-YIG nuclease family protein, which produces MTINTNTALTELEYIPYIDTNGQLPEEFQNKVGVYAIFDRDRVLQFVGYSRDVYLSLKQHLVRQPAKCYWLKIQTIDRPSRTILESIKEAWIKENGLIPPGNVAATTQWNEPIDAKLTMTAEEQTSYQASDELEQIKLLKSVARRVEATVLSNLESRGVKVPIRFNPKLKEKGILDVT; this is translated from the coding sequence ATGACGATAAACACGAATACTGCTTTGACAGAGCTAGAATATATTCCATACATTGACACCAACGGTCAATTACCGGAAGAATTTCAAAATAAAGTCGGCGTGTATGCAATTTTTGACCGCGATCGCGTGTTGCAATTTGTAGGATACTCGCGAGATGTATATCTAAGCCTTAAACAACATTTGGTACGTCAACCAGCAAAATGCTATTGGCTCAAAATTCAAACAATTGATCGTCCTAGTCGGACAATTTTAGAATCAATTAAGGAAGCTTGGATAAAAGAAAATGGCTTAATTCCGCCAGGTAATGTAGCTGCTACAACACAGTGGAATGAACCGATTGATGCTAAATTAACAATGACGGCTGAGGAGCAAACGAGCTATCAAGCAAGTGACGAACTGGAACAAATCAAGCTCTTAAAAAGCGTTGCTCGCCGAGTAGAAGCAACAGTATTATCAAATCTAGAATCACGTGGTGTAAAAGTACCAATTCGCTTTAATCCAAAACTAAAGGAAAAAGGCATTTTGGACGTCACCTAA
- a CDS encoding serine/threonine-protein kinase, giving the protein MTTLLNNRYQIIQMLGSGGFGETFLAEDTHMPSRRRCVIKQLKPLANDPSMYQLIQQRFQREAATLEALGEGSPQIPKLYAYFSERGQFFLVQEWIPGQTLASKVATEGPLNENIVREILVSLLQVLDYVHSQGIIYRDIKPDNIILRESTNQPVLIDFGAVKETMATAINSQGKVTQTMVIGTPGFMSPEQAAGRPVYASDIYSLGLTAIYLLTGKLPQELETSSNEEILWQRYVPHVSPKLAAVIGKAVQYHPRDRYTTAMKMLEDLQSMSRIANHHKQKATLFIPSSTRQRTVISPAPTSPVSGYPSRKNNWFILAIGGLLAGSLAAIALFTSFRQQPQAAFDDPTPPEIPEPPVAASPTPELSPSPTAPLVASPTLPPVESPTPPPPLFPSPTEEEPLAQTPVPTQEPQEPEVTSPPVEETPPPTPSPSPVASPRPENTAPSANTARIPGFPTGTAESQVRATLGNPTKTTRGLWGNTRAAIYDIKPNQVTLGYLFDRNSGRLRQTEVSFAQSVGTQVMQETLQQMLDGNASAEINEGLQQVYQRRTNRYSFNTGELKGVIERNDRDRIYIGVWDADLH; this is encoded by the coding sequence ATGACAACGCTGTTAAACAATCGCTATCAAATCATTCAGATGCTAGGTTCAGGTGGCTTTGGCGAAACCTTTCTAGCGGAAGATACGCATATGCCTTCACGCCGCCGATGTGTAATTAAGCAACTCAAACCGCTAGCGAACGATCCTAGCATGTATCAACTGATTCAACAGCGATTTCAGCGAGAAGCCGCAACGTTGGAAGCTTTAGGCGAAGGAAGTCCGCAAATTCCTAAGTTATACGCCTATTTCTCCGAACGCGGTCAGTTTTTTTTAGTTCAAGAGTGGATTCCAGGTCAAACACTCGCAAGTAAAGTCGCAACCGAAGGACCGCTAAACGAAAACATTGTCCGTGAAATTTTAGTTAGCTTACTGCAAGTATTGGATTACGTCCACAGTCAAGGAATTATTTATCGCGACATTAAACCTGACAATATTATTTTGCGCGAGTCTACTAACCAGCCTGTGCTGATTGATTTCGGCGCTGTCAAAGAAACAATGGCAACAGCGATCAATTCGCAAGGTAAAGTGACTCAGACAATGGTAATTGGCACTCCTGGGTTTATGTCACCAGAGCAAGCAGCAGGAAGACCTGTATATGCTAGCGATATTTATAGCTTGGGCTTAACAGCAATTTATCTGTTGACAGGAAAGCTACCTCAAGAGTTGGAAACGTCGTCGAATGAAGAAATTCTTTGGCAGCGCTATGTTCCCCATGTAAGTCCCAAGCTAGCCGCAGTTATTGGCAAAGCAGTTCAGTATCATCCGCGCGATCGCTACACAACTGCAATGAAGATGTTGGAAGATCTGCAGTCGATGAGCCGGATTGCCAATCATCATAAGCAAAAAGCAACGCTATTTATTCCTAGCAGTACTCGTCAGCGTACTGTCATAAGTCCAGCACCAACATCACCTGTTAGCGGGTATCCATCGCGAAAAAACAATTGGTTCATCTTGGCAATTGGTGGTTTACTTGCAGGAAGTTTAGCAGCGATCGCACTTTTTACAAGTTTTCGCCAACAACCTCAAGCAGCATTTGATGACCCAACACCGCCAGAAATTCCCGAACCTCCCGTTGCAGCAAGTCCAACACCAGAATTATCGCCATCACCTACCGCACCGCTGGTAGCGTCACCAACACTTCCTCCTGTAGAGTCTCCGACACCACCACCGCCACTATTTCCATCACCCACCGAGGAGGAACCTCTTGCGCAAACGCCAGTTCCAACGCAAGAACCACAAGAACCAGAAGTAACATCACCACCAGTCGAGGAGACACCACCTCCAACACCTTCACCGTCACCTGTTGCGTCCCCTCGTCCAGAAAATACAGCGCCCTCAGCCAATACTGCAAGAATTCCTGGATTTCCTACAGGTACCGCCGAAAGCCAAGTTCGAGCCACACTCGGCAATCCGACAAAAACAACTAGAGGTCTTTGGGGTAATACACGTGCGGCAATTTACGATATCAAGCCTAACCAAGTTACCCTAGGTTATCTATTTGACCGCAATTCTGGACGTCTGCGACAAACTGAGGTCTCTTTTGCGCAATCTGTCGGTACGCAAGTTATGCAAGAAACTTTGCAACAAATGTTAGATGGTAATGCTTCTGCTGAGATCAATGAAGGGCTACAGCAAGTTTATCAACGTCGTACCAATCGTTACTCGTTTAATACGGGTGAACTCAAAGGAGTCATCGAACGCAACGATCGCGATCGCATTTATATTGGCGTATGGGATGCGGACTTGCACTGA
- the rplL gene encoding 50S ribosomal protein L7/L12 — protein MSAATDQILEQLKSLTLLEAAELVKQIEEAFGVSAAAPAGGMMMMAAPGAAAAAPAEEVEEQTEFDVILDEVPADKKIAVLKVVRTLTGLGLKEAKDLVESTPKPIKEAVAKEAAEDAKKQLEEAGAKVTVK, from the coding sequence ATGTCTGCTGCAACTGACCAAATTCTAGAACAACTTAAGTCTTTAACTTTGCTAGAGGCTGCTGAGTTAGTCAAGCAAATCGAAGAAGCCTTTGGCGTTAGTGCTGCTGCACCTGCGGGTGGTATGATGATGATGGCTGCGCCTGGCGCCGCTGCTGCTGCACCTGCAGAGGAAGTCGAAGAACAAACTGAGTTTGACGTCATTCTGGATGAAGTACCTGCGGATAAGAAGATTGCAGTTCTTAAAGTCGTACGTACGTTGACCGGTTTAGGTCTAAAAGAAGCTAAAGACTTGGTAGAGTCTACACCCAAGCCTATCAAAGAAGCTGTAGCTAAAGAGGCGGCTGAAGACGCGAAGAAGCAGCTGGAAGAAGCTGGTGCGAAAGTCACTGTCAAGTAA
- the rplJ gene encoding 50S ribosomal protein L10: protein MGRTLENKQAIVAELKESLSQSQLALVIDYQGLTVAEITDLRRRLRPTGTTCKVTKNTFMGIAIDGQENWQPMSEFLQGSSAFLLVKEDISGAIKAYQDFQKASKKTQLRGGVMEGRILKEPDIKALADLPSKEQLIAQIAGAINALATKIAVGINEVPASLGRSIQAISEKDKNNDAQSDAA, encoded by the coding sequence ATGGGTAGAACGCTAGAAAACAAGCAAGCAATTGTCGCTGAACTAAAAGAAAGTTTAAGTCAGTCGCAGCTAGCGCTTGTCATAGATTACCAAGGACTCACTGTTGCCGAGATTACCGATCTCCGTCGGCGACTGCGTCCTACAGGCACAACGTGCAAAGTAACCAAAAATACCTTCATGGGTATTGCGATTGATGGTCAGGAAAACTGGCAGCCAATGTCAGAATTTCTCCAGGGTTCTTCTGCCTTTTTATTAGTCAAAGAGGACATTAGTGGAGCCATCAAGGCTTACCAAGACTTCCAAAAAGCCAGCAAAAAAACGCAACTGCGTGGCGGCGTCATGGAAGGTCGGATACTCAAAGAGCCTGATATTAAAGCACTTGCAGACCTGCCATCCAAAGAACAACTGATTGCTCAAATTGCTGGAGCAATCAATGCTTTAGCAACCAAGATTGCTGTGGGAATCAACGAAGTTCCTGCTTCGCTGGGTCGCAGTATTCAAGCAATCTCAGAAAAAGACAAAAACAATGATGCCCAAAGCGATGCTGCATAG
- the rplA gene encoding 50S ribosomal protein L1, with amino-acid sequence MAKKESRRMQELRKKVEDRPYQPIEALSLLKETATAKFPEAAEAHIRLGIDPKYTDQQLRTTVTLPKGTGQVVRVAVIARGEKVNEATSAGADVVGSEELIDEIQQGRMDFDRLIATPDMMPQVAKLGRLLGPRGLMPSPKGGTVTFDVTQAIADFKAGKLEFRADRTGIVHVMFGKASFSPEDLLVNLKALQETIDRNRPSGAKGRYWRTMFVSATMGPSIQVDINALRDMKSEAA; translated from the coding sequence ATGGCGAAAAAAGAATCTCGCCGGATGCAAGAACTACGGAAAAAAGTTGAAGATAGACCTTATCAACCGATAGAAGCGCTGAGCTTGTTAAAAGAAACTGCGACCGCAAAATTTCCCGAAGCCGCAGAAGCTCATATTCGTCTAGGAATTGATCCTAAATATACTGACCAGCAACTACGGACAACAGTAACGCTACCAAAAGGTACTGGGCAAGTTGTACGAGTAGCAGTGATTGCACGCGGGGAAAAAGTCAATGAAGCAACTAGTGCGGGTGCGGATGTCGTCGGTTCTGAAGAACTAATCGATGAAATCCAACAAGGTCGCATGGACTTCGATCGGTTAATTGCAACGCCCGACATGATGCCGCAGGTGGCAAAACTTGGAAGACTGCTAGGTCCACGCGGCTTGATGCCTTCACCTAAAGGTGGAACGGTGACATTTGACGTGACGCAAGCGATCGCCGATTTCAAAGCAGGTAAATTAGAGTTTCGTGCCGATCGCACAGGAATTGTTCATGTTATGTTTGGTAAGGCATCCTTCTCACCAGAAGACTTATTGGTGAATCTTAAGGCTTTGCAGGAGACTATTGACCGCAATCGTCCTTCAGGTGCCAAAGGTCGTTACTGGCGGACAATGTTCGTGTCAGCAACAATGGGACCATCAATTCAAGTTGATATTAATGCCCTACGCGACATGAAATCTGAAGCTGCTTAG
- the rplK gene encoding 50S ribosomal protein L11, translated as MAKKVVAVIKLALTAGKANPAPPVGPALGQHGVNIMMFCKEYNARTADQAGMVIPVEISVYEDRSFTFVLKTPPASVLISKAAGIERGSNEPNKKKVGKISRAQLQEIAQTKMPDLNANDLEAAMKIVAGTARNMGVTIVD; from the coding sequence ATGGCAAAAAAAGTTGTTGCGGTCATTAAGCTGGCTCTGACCGCAGGAAAAGCAAACCCAGCACCTCCAGTGGGTCCAGCGCTTGGTCAGCATGGCGTCAATATTATGATGTTCTGCAAAGAATACAATGCCAGAACCGCAGACCAAGCCGGAATGGTTATCCCAGTCGAAATTTCGGTTTATGAAGACCGCAGTTTCACCTTTGTACTCAAGACACCACCAGCTTCAGTGTTAATTAGCAAAGCGGCTGGTATTGAGCGAGGTTCGAACGAACCAAACAAAAAGAAAGTTGGTAAGATTAGCCGCGCGCAATTGCAAGAAATTGCTCAAACAAAAATGCCAGACCTCAACGCAAATGATCTAGAGGCAGCAATGAAGATTGTTGCTGGCACTGCCCGCAATATGGGTGTGACGATAGTAGATTGA
- the nusG gene encoding transcription termination/antitermination protein NusG → MTLEDERGNSNQVQDTEATENSPNIPTRWYAVQVASGCEKRVKADIERRAQTFDVAERIARVEIPQTPAVKIRKDGSRQHTEEKVFPGYVLVKMAMDDDTWQVVKNTPHVINFVGAEQRKGTGKGRGHVKPVALSHAEVERIFKQTTEQEPVVKIDMAAGDKIVVLSGPFKDFEGEVVEVSPERSKLKALLSIFGRDTPVELEFNQVQKQG, encoded by the coding sequence ATGACATTAGAAGACGAACGAGGTAATTCCAATCAAGTTCAGGATACAGAAGCGACAGAAAATTCGCCTAATATCCCGACGCGTTGGTATGCAGTTCAAGTTGCTTCGGGATGTGAAAAAAGAGTCAAAGCAGATATTGAGCGACGAGCGCAAACCTTTGACGTTGCAGAGCGGATCGCTCGCGTCGAAATTCCACAAACTCCCGCCGTGAAAATCCGCAAAGACGGTAGTAGACAGCATACCGAAGAAAAAGTGTTTCCTGGCTACGTACTCGTCAAGATGGCAATGGACGATGACACTTGGCAGGTCGTCAAGAATACACCTCACGTCATTAACTTTGTCGGCGCGGAACAAAGAAAAGGCACGGGAAAAGGACGCGGTCACGTTAAACCAGTGGCGCTCAGTCATGCCGAAGTCGAACGGATATTTAAACAGACAACCGAGCAAGAGCCAGTCGTCAAAATTGACATGGCAGCTGGCGATAAAATTGTAGTGCTTTCGGGTCCGTTTAAAGACTTTGAGGGTGAAGTGGTCGAGGTCAGTCCAGAACGAAGTAAGCTGAAAGCGCTACTCTCCATTTTTGGACGCGACACGCCAGTAGAATTGGAGTTTAATCAGGTTCAGAAACAAGGCTAA
- the secE gene encoding preprotein translocase subunit SecE yields MNKKNEVEVQESKNEGNLGNFFRGTKEEFDKIVWPSRQQLVSESAAVLSMVVLSATFIYLVNGFFAWAAGQVFR; encoded by the coding sequence GTGAACAAGAAAAACGAAGTCGAAGTCCAAGAATCCAAAAATGAGGGTAACCTTGGCAACTTCTTTCGCGGAACCAAAGAAGAATTCGACAAAATTGTCTGGCCTAGTAGACAGCAACTTGTCAGCGAATCGGCTGCTGTATTGTCGATGGTAGTTCTATCCGCGACTTTTATTTATCTGGTTAATGGCTTCTTTGCTTGGGCAGCAGGACAGGTGTTTCGATGA
- the rplS gene encoding 50S ribosomal protein L19: protein MNAQEIIRSIEAEQFKSDIPDIYVGDTVRVGVIIQEGGKERTQPYEGIVIAKRNGGINETITVRRIFQGVGVERVFLVHSPRVASIKVLRRGRVRRAKLYYLRDRVGKATRVKQRFDRTL from the coding sequence ATGAACGCGCAAGAAATCATCCGCTCGATTGAAGCGGAGCAATTCAAATCGGATATACCTGATATCTATGTCGGCGACACGGTTAGGGTGGGAGTGATCATTCAAGAAGGTGGTAAAGAACGTACCCAACCCTATGAAGGGATAGTCATTGCTAAACGTAATGGCGGAATTAACGAAACAATTACTGTCCGACGAATCTTTCAAGGAGTCGGTGTAGAGCGAGTTTTTCTTGTACATTCACCGCGTGTTGCAAGTATTAAGGTGCTGCGTCGTGGTAGAGTACGTCGTGCCAAGTTATACTACTTACGCGATCGCGTTGGTAAAGCGACTCGCGTTAAACAGCGGTTTGATCGTACTCTATGA
- a CDS encoding phycobiliprotein lyase, protein MTSPRQLTPTTEASLLAAEFFKRSAGKWRSERRYYTLPDGETKEMVSIITIRFLKSGCVELEQLAQLHQLDRAAILTCGAEVSWESTNSVSGKKESKGATLFGVCGTTLYRDRGFATTKPVTAEYYFSNSQTMCLRTEYKGSVFEEELKLIGNNYRTRQTIISRAGEQQMIGQYLEKRL, encoded by the coding sequence GTGACATCACCGCGACAACTGACCCCAACCACAGAAGCTTCGCTACTAGCTGCGGAATTTTTCAAACGCTCCGCGGGAAAATGGCGTTCAGAAAGGCGATACTATACTTTACCCGACGGCGAAACCAAGGAAATGGTTAGTATAATTACCATTCGCTTTTTAAAGTCAGGGTGTGTGGAACTCGAACAACTCGCTCAATTACACCAACTCGATCGTGCAGCAATCCTTACCTGTGGTGCAGAAGTTAGTTGGGAAAGTACCAATTCAGTGTCAGGAAAAAAAGAGTCTAAGGGCGCGACACTTTTCGGTGTATGTGGAACGACGTTGTATCGCGATCGCGGTTTTGCCACAACAAAGCCAGTGACAGCTGAATATTATTTCTCCAATTCACAAACGATGTGTTTGCGCACCGAATACAAAGGTTCTGTCTTTGAAGAGGAATTGAAACTGATCGGTAACAACTACCGCACTCGGCAAACAATTATCTCGCGCGCAGGCGAACAGCAGATGATTGGTCAGTATTTAGAGAAGAGACTGTAG
- a CDS encoding diflavin flavoprotein: MQSKPRDVQFFPVGIDTTVLRSRSWTRLRFEIEYALARGTTANCYIIQGDRLAIIDPPGETFTQIYLAALQQRIDLQKLDYVILGHVNPNRAATLKALLEIAPQITFVCSNPGAINLRGALENPELQIMVMRGEETLDLGKGHHLQFIPTPNPRYPDHLCTYDPLTEILYTDKLFGAHICGDQVFDEGWESFQEDRRYYFDCLMAPHARQVETALDKLADFPVRMYATAHGPLVRYGLLQLTEAYRQWSQQQTSQDMTVALIYASAYGNTATLAQAIARGITKAGVAVESINCEFATPEEIRAAVEKSSGFIIGSPTLGGHAPTPIQTALGIVLSTATNNKLAGVFGSYGWSGEAIDLIESKLKDAGYRFGFDTMRVKFKPTDVTLQLCEEAGTDFAQSLKKAKKVRAPQQPATSVEQAVGRIVGSLSVVTTKQGDVSSAMLASWVSQATFNPPGLTVAVAKDRAIESLMHVGNKFVLNILAEGRQLRKHFMKPFAPGEDRFSGVATQSADNGCPILCDALAYLECSIQNRMEAGDHWIVYASVDNGKVLAPDKVTAVHHRKSGNHY, translated from the coding sequence ATGCAATCAAAGCCACGCGACGTACAGTTTTTTCCCGTTGGTATCGATACTACTGTGCTGCGATCGCGCAGTTGGACGCGGTTACGATTTGAAATTGAATATGCCTTGGCGCGCGGTACGACTGCTAATTGCTACATCATTCAAGGCGATCGGCTAGCAATTATCGATCCTCCAGGAGAAACTTTTACCCAAATTTATCTAGCAGCCTTACAGCAGCGCATCGATTTACAAAAGCTCGATTACGTCATTCTCGGACACGTTAACCCTAACCGGGCTGCAACGTTAAAAGCGCTACTAGAAATTGCCCCGCAAATTACCTTTGTTTGCTCTAACCCTGGTGCAATCAATCTCCGTGGCGCACTAGAAAACCCTGAGCTGCAAATTATGGTGATGCGCGGTGAAGAAACGCTGGATTTAGGAAAAGGTCATCATCTGCAATTTATTCCTACTCCTAACCCGCGCTATCCCGATCATCTTTGCACCTACGACCCGCTTACAGAAATTCTTTACACAGATAAGTTGTTCGGCGCGCATATTTGCGGCGATCAGGTCTTTGATGAAGGCTGGGAAAGTTTTCAAGAAGACCGGCGCTACTATTTTGACTGCTTAATGGCGCCGCACGCGCGTCAAGTGGAAACGGCACTCGATAAGCTTGCTGATTTTCCTGTGAGAATGTATGCTACAGCGCACGGTCCCTTAGTCCGTTATGGACTATTACAACTCACCGAAGCTTACCGACAGTGGAGTCAGCAGCAGACGTCTCAAGATATGACTGTTGCTTTGATTTATGCTTCAGCTTATGGCAATACGGCAACATTAGCACAGGCGATCGCGCGTGGCATTACCAAAGCTGGTGTTGCTGTCGAATCGATCAATTGTGAATTTGCTACTCCTGAAGAAATTCGCGCTGCGGTAGAAAAATCATCCGGATTTATTATCGGTTCGCCTACCCTTGGGGGTCATGCACCAACTCCGATCCAAACCGCTTTAGGAATCGTTCTCTCGACTGCGACTAATAATAAACTCGCAGGGGTGTTTGGTTCTTACGGCTGGAGTGGTGAAGCAATCGATTTAATCGAGAGCAAACTCAAAGATGCTGGTTATCGATTCGGGTTCGACACGATGCGTGTCAAGTTTAAACCTACTGATGTTACCCTCCAGTTGTGCGAAGAAGCTGGTACTGACTTTGCTCAAAGTTTGAAAAAAGCCAAAAAAGTTCGCGCCCCGCAACAACCAGCAACGAGTGTTGAACAAGCAGTTGGGCGAATCGTTGGCTCGCTGAGTGTCGTCACAACAAAACAGGGAGACGTTTCTAGTGCGATGCTGGCGTCATGGGTTTCTCAAGCAACTTTCAACCCTCCTGGATTAACTGTAGCAGTTGCCAAAGACCGTGCAATTGAGTCACTCATGCACGTTGGTAACAAATTTGTGCTAAACATACTCGCTGAGGGCAGGCAATTACGCAAGCACTTTATGAAGCCTTTTGCGCCAGGAGAAGACCGTTTTAGTGGTGTAGCAACTCAAAGCGCTGATAATGGCTGTCCTATCCTTTGTGACGCGCTGGCGTACCTAGAATGTTCAATTCAAAATCGTATGGAAGCAGGCGATCATTGGATAGTTTACGCAAGTGTGGATAATGGTAAGGTTCTCGCTCCCGATAAAGTTACTGCGGTTCACCACCGTAAGTCAGGAAATCATTACTAG
- a CDS encoding diflavin flavoprotein, whose translation MVVLADKAQNRLTMQTADIAPNTTAIRSLDWDRDRFDIEFGLQNGTTYNSFIIRGEQTALVDTSHEKFRQLYLDTLRQVIDPAEIDYIIISHTEPDHSGLVKDVLQLAPAATVVGSKVALQFLEDMVHQPFKRQIVKNGDRLDLGDGHELEFVSAPNLHWPDTMFTYDRKTQVLYTCDAFGLHYCDDSTFDEDLGAIEADFRFYYDCLMAPNARSVLSALKRMGELGKVSTIATGHGPLLYHNVEELTRRYRVWSQSQAKTETAAAIFYTSDYGYSDRLAQAIAQGIAKTGVAVETVDLRAADLQEVQELISRVSGIVIGMPPASGDGAETTQTVLSTILAAAKAKQAIGIFESGGSDDEPIYPLLNKFRDLGLSIAFPAIQIREAPTEATYKRCEEAGTDLGQWLTRDRSIKVMKSLDADLDKALGRISGGLYIITAKKGDVSSAMLASWVTQASFKPLGVTIAVAKDRAIESLMQVGDRFVLNVLEEGNHLHLMKHFLKRFPPGADRFEGVKTQPSQTGAPILTDALAYMECQVTSRMELSDHHIVYATVETGRVSNPEALTAVHHRKVGNHY comes from the coding sequence ATGGTAGTGCTCGCCGATAAAGCCCAAAACCGGCTAACAATGCAAACTGCGGACATTGCTCCTAATACGACAGCAATTCGCTCGCTCGACTGGGACCGGGATCGTTTTGATATCGAGTTTGGCTTGCAAAATGGCACAACATACAACTCATTTATCATTCGAGGTGAGCAAACGGCTTTGGTCGATACCTCTCATGAAAAATTTCGCCAACTATATTTAGACACGCTGCGTCAAGTCATTGACCCAGCAGAAATTGACTATATCATTATCAGTCACACCGAACCGGATCATAGCGGCTTAGTGAAAGACGTATTGCAGCTTGCTCCCGCAGCAACGGTCGTAGGGTCGAAAGTCGCACTTCAGTTTCTAGAAGATATGGTGCATCAGCCGTTTAAGCGGCAAATTGTCAAAAACGGCGATCGCTTAGATTTAGGTGACGGACACGAATTAGAGTTTGTCAGTGCTCCCAATTTACACTGGCCAGATACAATGTTCACCTACGATCGCAAAACGCAGGTCCTCTACACGTGTGATGCCTTTGGATTGCACTATTGCGACGACTCTACCTTTGACGAAGATCTTGGCGCGATTGAAGCTGATTTCCGCTTTTATTACGACTGCTTAATGGCTCCAAATGCGCGTTCAGTGTTATCTGCACTGAAACGGATGGGTGAATTGGGTAAAGTATCTACCATCGCCACAGGTCACGGTCCACTACTGTATCACAACGTCGAAGAACTCACCCGCCGCTACCGCGTGTGGAGTCAATCGCAAGCTAAGACAGAAACAGCCGCTGCGATTTTCTATACCTCCGACTATGGATACAGCGATCGCCTCGCACAAGCAATCGCTCAAGGTATCGCTAAAACAGGCGTTGCGGTTGAAACTGTCGATCTCCGAGCCGCAGATCTCCAAGAAGTTCAAGAACTGATTAGTCGCGTATCAGGAATCGTAATCGGAATGCCTCCCGCGTCGGGAGATGGGGCAGAAACTACCCAAACTGTGTTAAGTACCATCTTAGCCGCCGCCAAAGCAAAGCAAGCAATAGGCATTTTTGAATCAGGTGGTAGCGATGATGAGCCAATTTACCCACTATTGAACAAATTCCGCGATTTGGGACTTTCGATTGCTTTTCCCGCAATTCAAATTCGAGAAGCACCAACTGAAGCCACCTACAAGCGGTGCGAAGAAGCAGGAACTGACCTAGGACAATGGCTAACGCGCGATCGCAGCATCAAAGTTATGAAATCTTTAGATGCCGATCTCGATAAAGCTTTAGGCAGAATCAGCGGCGGACTTTACATTATCACTGCCAAAAAAGGAGACGTATCCAGCGCGATGTTGGCGTCGTGGGTCACACAAGCAAGTTTTAAGCCCCTTGGTGTAACAATCGCAGTTGCGAAAGACCGCGCAATTGAATCGTTAATGCAAGTCGGCGATCGCTTTGTGCTCAATGTCTTAGAAGAAGGTAACCATCTGCACTTAATGAAACACTTCCTCAAGCGGTTCCCACCTGGTGCCGATCGTTTCGAGGGCGTTAAAACCCAACCTTCCCAAACTGGTGCGCCAATTCTTACTGATGCGCTGGCTTACATGGAGTGTCAAGTCACAAGTCGGATGGAACTCAGCGACCACCATATTGTTTATGCCACCGTCGAAACTGGTAGAGTTAGCAATCCTGAAGCTCTGACCGCCGTTCACCACCGCAAAGTTGGCAATCATTACTAA
- a CDS encoding pantothenate kinase: MSELHWLALVIGNSRLHWAWFNAETLQFAWDTDYLPALVVQKLASGQNVTDFSQEILAPKALEFGLAPPIYLASVVPAQTTIWQAYPNLHEITLAQVPLQGIYPTLGIDRALAVWGAGATWGFPILVIDAGTALTFTGANSDRVLVGGAILPGIRLQFQALGERTAALPLVAPKESLPPRWGLSTPASIQSGIAYTLIAGIEDFISAWWQEFPASCVVLTGGDRTLLLNYLQGQHPDIAAKITSAPYLIFQGMCCYWALKENKHQGRKVVEEN, encoded by the coding sequence ATGAGTGAATTGCACTGGCTAGCACTGGTGATTGGTAACTCGCGATTGCACTGGGCGTGGTTTAATGCAGAAACGTTGCAATTTGCTTGGGATACAGATTATTTACCCGCATTAGTCGTTCAAAAACTTGCTAGCGGTCAAAACGTCACCGATTTTTCTCAAGAGATTTTAGCTCCTAAGGCGCTCGAGTTCGGATTAGCACCGCCAATTTACCTCGCTTCAGTTGTTCCCGCGCAAACGACAATTTGGCAAGCATATCCCAACCTGCACGAAATAACCCTAGCACAAGTTCCGCTGCAAGGAATTTATCCGACGTTAGGAATTGATCGCGCCTTAGCTGTGTGGGGAGCAGGTGCAACGTGGGGTTTCCCCATACTCGTTATTGATGCTGGAACTGCATTAACTTTCACAGGAGCAAATAGCGATCGCGTGCTAGTTGGTGGTGCGATTCTCCCTGGTATTCGCTTGCAATTTCAAGCACTAGGTGAACGAACCGCCGCATTACCCCTTGTCGCTCCCAAAGAATCACTTCCACCTCGCTGGGGATTAAGTACACCCGCATCAATTCAAAGCGGTATTGCGTATACGCTAATAGCTGGGATCGAAGACTTTATTAGTGCTTGGTGGCAAGAATTTCCCGCAAGTTGTGTTGTACTGACAGGCGGCGATCGCACTTTACTTCTCAATTATCTTCAAGGACAACACCCAGATATTGCCGCTAAAATTACCTCTGCTCCATACTTGATCTTTCAAGGAATGTGCTGTTACTGGGCTCTCAAGGAGAATAAGCACCAAGGGCGCAAAGTGGTAGAGGAAAATTAA